The following proteins are co-located in the Phocoena phocoena chromosome 1, mPhoPho1.1, whole genome shotgun sequence genome:
- the BOLA1 gene encoding bolA-like protein 1: MLSGQLVGSLFSMAGRVCVSRGSARSGAIGPVEAAIRTKLEQALNPEVLELRNESGGHAVPPGSETHFRVAVVSSRFEGLSPLQRHRLVHAALSEELAGPVHALAIQARTPAQWRENPQLDTSPPCLGGSKKTRGTP, from the coding sequence ATGCTGAGTGGGCAGCTGGTCGGAAGCCTGTTCTCCATGGCTGGCCGCGTCTGTGTGTCCCGGGGCAGCGCCAGATCAGGGGCCATCGGTCCCGTCGAGGCCGCCATTCGCACAAAGTTGGAGCAGGCGCTGAACCCCGAGGTCCTGGAGCTGCGTAATGAGAGCGGCGGCCACGCGGTCCCACCAGGCAGTGAAACCCATTTCCGCGTGGCCGTGGTGAGCTCTCGTTTCGAGGGACTGAGCCCCCTGCAACGGCATCGGCTGGTCCACGCGGCGCTGTCAGAAGAACTGGCTGGGCCGGTCCACGCCCTGGCCATACAAGCGCGGACCCCCGCCCAGTGGAGGGAGAACCCTCAACTGGACACGAGccccccctgcctgggcgggagCAAGAAAACTCGAGGAACTCCCTGA